From the Diospyros lotus cultivar Yz01 chromosome 13, ASM1463336v1, whole genome shotgun sequence genome, one window contains:
- the LOC127789215 gene encoding probable auxin efflux carrier component 1b, protein MIKLLDLYHVLTAVVPLYVAMILAYGSVKWWKIFSPDQCSGINRFVALFAVPLLSFHFISSNDPYSMNFKFIAADTLQKVIVLTVLAVWSRTSSRGSLGWSITLFSLSTLPNTLVMGIPLLKGMYGDFSGSLMVQIVVLQSIIWYTLMLFLFEYRGARTLIAEQFADTAGSIISFRVDSDIISLDGKEPLETEAQVGEDGKLHVTVRKSTSSRSEVFSRRSHGGPNSGLSLTPRPSNLTNAEIYSLQSSRNPTPRGSSFNHTDFYSMVNGKNASNVSPRQSNFGNLGFDEEAGIKGNGVYGQGNSGYPAPAGAGIFSPVTKKRANGAADGGGKDLHMFVWSSSASPVSEGGIHVFRGGDYGNELGGVAQSKDYDEYGRDEFSFGNRAGANGADREGPVLSKLGSSSTAELRPKTAPQGDPKPTSMPPASVMTRLILIMVWRKLIRNPNTYSSLFGLTWSLVSFKWGIEMPAIIAKSISILSDAGLGMAMFSLGLFMALQPRIIACGKSMAAFSMAVRFLTGPAVMAASSIAVGLRGVLLHVAIVQAALPQGIVPFVFAKEYNVHPDILSTGVIFGMLVALPVTLIYYILLGL, encoded by the exons ATGATCAAACTCTTGGACCTGTACCACGTTCTCACGGCCGTCGTCCCGCTCTACGTGGCCATGATCCTGGCCTACGGCTCCGTGAAATGGTGGAAAATATTTAGCCCCGACCAGTGCTCCGGCATCAACCGCTTCGTCGCCCTCTTCGCCGTCCCTCTGCTCTCCTTCCACTTTATCTCCTCCAACGATCCCTACTCCATGAACTTCAAGTTCATAGCCGCCGACACTCTCCAGAAAGTCATCGTCCTCACCGTGCTCGCTGTCTGGTCCAGAACTAGCTCCAGAGGCTCCCTCGGATGGTCGATAACTCTATTCTCGCTCTCCACTCTGCCCAATACGCTCGTCATGGGGATTCCTCTGTTGAAGGGCATGTACGGCGACTTCTCCGGCAGCCTCATGGTCCAAATCGTCGTTCTCCAGTCCATCATCTGGTACACTTTGATGCTCTTCTTGTTCGAGTACCGCGGCGCCCGCACTCTCATCGCTGAGCAGTTCGCCGACACCGCTGGCTCCATCATCTCCTTCAGAGTCGACTCTGATATTATCTCTTTGGACGGCAAAGAGCCTCTCGAAACCGAAGCTCAG GTTGGGGAAGACGGAAAGCTTCACGTGACGGTGAGAAAGTCGACCAGTTCGAGGTCAGAGGTTTTCTCTAGAAGGTCCCATGGCGGGCCTAATTCCGGCCTTTCATTGACGCCGCGCCCGTCGAACTTGACGAACGCCGAGATTTACTCTCTGCAATCGTCGAGGAATCCGACGCCGAGGGGCTCGAGCTTCAACCACACGGATTTCTACTCCATGGTGAACGGAAAGAACGCGAGCAATGTGAGCCCGAGGCAATCCAATTTCGGCAACTTGGGGTTCGACGAGGAGGCTGGAATAAAGGGCAATGGTGTGTACGGACAGGGTAATTCCGGGTACCCGGCGCCGGCGGGTGCCGGAATCTTTTCTCCGGTGACGAAGAAGAGGGCCAACGGGGCGGCGGACGGCGGTGGCAAGGATCTTCACATGTTTGTTTGGAGCTCGAGCGCTTCGCCGGTGTCGGAGGGCGGGATTCACGTTTTCAGAGGAGGAGATTACGGGAATGAGCTAGGCGGCGTGGCGCAATCCAAAG ATTATGACGAATATGGAAGAGATGAGTTCAGCTTCGGGAATAGGGCGGGCGCGAACGGGGCGGACCGGGAAGGGCCGGTGCTGTCGAAGCTCGGTTCGAGCTCGACGGCGGAGCTCCGGCCGAAGACAGCTCCTCAAGGGGATCCCAAGCCGACTTCAATGCCACCAGCCAGTGTCATGACCAGACTCATCCTGATAATGGTCTGGAGGAAGCTCATTCGGAACCCCAACACTTACTCTAGCCTCTTTGGCCTTACCTGGTCTTTGGTCTCGTTCAA GTGGGGGATCGAAATGCCAGCAATAATAGCGAAATCGATATCCATCTTATCTGATGCCGGCCTTGGAATGGCCATGTTCAGCCTTG GTTTGTTCATGGCGTTGCAGCCCCGAATCATCGCCTGCGGGAAGAGCATGGCCGCCTTTTCTATGGCGGTCAGATTCCTCACCGGCCCAGCGGTGATGGCTGCTTCTTCGATCGCCGTTGGGCTGCGAGGCGTCCTGTTGCACGTTGCGATCGTTCAG GCGGCTCTTCCGCAGGGAATCGTCCCTTTTGTCTTCGCCAAGGAATACAACGTTCATCCCGACATCCTCAGTACCGG GGTCATATTTGGGATGCTAGTTGCACTTCCGGTCACTCTTATTTACTACATCTTGCTGGGGCTTTGA